From the genome of Streptomyces sp. NBC_01304:
GGCGTGCCGCTGATCGACGGCGGCACGGTGCGGCTGCCCCGGCTGATCGGGACGAGCCGCGCGATGGACATGATCCTGACCGGACGGCCGGTGGCGGCTGCGGAGGCGTACGAGATGGGCCTGGCCAACCGTGTGGTGGCCCCGGGCCGGGCGCGGGCGGAGGCCGAGGCGCTCGCGGCGGAGATCGCCCGGTTCCCGCAGGCCTGTCTGCGCCACGACCGTACGTCCGTACTGGAGCAGGAGGGCCTGTCGGAGGAGCAGGGCCTGGCGAACGAACTGCGGCACGGCGTGGGCGTGTTGGGCGGCGCCCTGGAAGGTGCGTCCCGGTTCGCGGCGGGGGCGGGGCGGCACGGGACGTTCGAGTAGGCCCGCGCTCTCAGGGCAGCAGCACCCAGTCCGCCGTCAGCGCCGCGACCAGGCCCGCGCCGAGCACCCAGGTGCCGAGCCGGGTGCGGCCGCGACGGCTGAGTTCGATGACGATGCCGCAGAGGATGAGCAACAGCCCGTACACCCCGACGACGAGCACCGACGCCCGGCTGTTGAGGCGCACGGCGAGGACCACTCCCACCGCGGCCATCGCCACGGCGGCCGCCGCGATGCGCATCCGTCTGGCCTGGCGGGGCGTGAGCGCCGCACGTGCGGGCTCGGATACGTCTGCGGCCTCGACCTGGTCTTGATCAGATGCGCTCATGGCCCAGGATCGTAATCCCTCACGCGCACGCGTTCGAGGGCGGTCTCAGCGCAGCAGCAGTTGCACGCCGCCCAGCACGGTCGCCGCGATCACCAGGCGCTCGAACAGCCGCTGGTCGATGCGGTCCACGCAGATCTTGCCGAGGTAGGCGCCGGGAATCACGAACAGCACGAGGGCCGCGTCCAGCGCGAGCGACCGCAGGTCGATCAGGCCCAGGCCCACGCTGAAGGGCACCTTGAAGGAGTTGACGATCAGGAAGAACCACGCGGAGGTCCCCAGGAACCCCAGCTTCTTGAAGCCCGCGGACAGCAGATACAGGGACATCACAGGGCCGCCGGCGTTGGCGACCATGGTGGTGAACCCGCCGAGCACTCCGTAGGAGCGGGCCTTCGCGCGGGCGCCGCGCGACAGTTGGCCGGGCCCGGTGGTGGCATCCGTACCTTCCTGAACGGCCCTGTCCATCCTGCGCCGCAACACGGTGAACCCCGCCATCAGCAGCAGGATCGCCCCGATCGACGTACGGACCGCGGCGTCGTCCGCCCACATCATGAACGCCGTCCCGGCAAGCACCCCCGCCCCGACCGCGGGGAACAGCCGCCACAGCGTGGGCCAGTGGGCATGCCGGCGGTAGGTGTGGACGGCGATGAGGTCCCCGGCGATCAGGACGGGCAGCAGCACTCCGGTCGACTCGCGCGCGGGCAGCACCGCGGCGAAGATCGCGAGGCTGACCGTATTGGCGCCGCTGACCGCGGTCTTGGAGAACCCGACGAGCGCCGCGGCGCCCGCGAGGGC
Proteins encoded in this window:
- a CDS encoding sulfite exporter TauE/SafE family protein, which encodes MGTLTIWHDLTLWQGAALAGAAALVGFSKTAVSGANTVSLAIFAAVLPARESTGVLLPVLIAGDLIAVHTYRRHAHWPTLWRLFPAVGAGVLAGTAFMMWADDAAVRTSIGAILLLMAGFTVLRRRMDRAVQEGTDATTGPGQLSRGARAKARSYGVLGGFTTMVANAGGPVMSLYLLSAGFKKLGFLGTSAWFFLIVNSFKVPFSVGLGLIDLRSLALDAALVLFVIPGAYLGKICVDRIDQRLFERLVIAATVLGGVQLLLR